A single window of Chloroflexota bacterium DNA harbors:
- a CDS encoding sialidase family protein, with translation MIDESQHQTYSDDWRRTNPDLAFFLPPAPPEWQESVDHVLVSLTREGALLAIWTYCTQEHAADESIMVRRSEDGGRTWSGPDVLAGPGRYPGQVASFGFPVMSQGGRIYCFYNRSTGLGDSYTNAFLECKVSDDDGRTWVDGNVQIPFRHTRFDLTDPKAGASCIVWQKPIRDRNNKHIVGITRWTSERVRRRTPASARAPRGVGDCHVEFLRFENIDDEPDPQDLELTWLPDSDDLVSSPVMFDTEYTAGYSFCQEPGLVLLPDGRLFASMRTPNGQIWYTVSADDGHSWRPSEMLRFQDGGAPMENPVSPTPLYRLHDGRYIQLLQNHDGWGYNGFGPLNSDSRRPQFLAVGEFRPNAHQPLWFSEPLLLFDTDGVGIAPHYRPWLSMYSSLTEREGERILWYSDRKLFGLGRYITDEMLAPLTVPEA, from the coding sequence ATGATTGACGAGAGCCAGCACCAGACCTATTCCGACGACTGGCGGCGCACCAACCCCGATCTGGCGTTCTTCCTTCCGCCCGCGCCGCCGGAGTGGCAGGAGTCGGTGGACCACGTGCTGGTCAGCCTCACGCGCGAGGGCGCGCTGCTGGCCATCTGGACCTACTGCACCCAGGAGCACGCCGCCGACGAATCGATCATGGTGCGCCGCAGCGAGGACGGCGGCCGCACCTGGAGCGGCCCCGACGTGCTGGCGGGACCGGGACGCTACCCCGGCCAGGTCGCGTCGTTCGGGTTCCCGGTGATGAGCCAGGGCGGGCGTATCTATTGCTTCTACAACCGCAGCACGGGCCTGGGCGACAGCTACACCAATGCGTTCCTGGAGTGCAAGGTCTCGGACGACGACGGCCGCACCTGGGTCGACGGCAACGTGCAGATCCCCTTCCGGCACACCCGTTTCGACCTGACCGACCCCAAAGCCGGCGCCTCCTGCATCGTGTGGCAGAAGCCGATTCGCGATCGCAACAACAAACACATCGTGGGTATCACCCGCTGGACGTCGGAACGCGTCCGGCGGCGAACGCCGGCCTCCGCTCGCGCGCCGCGCGGCGTCGGCGACTGCCACGTCGAGTTCCTACGTTTCGAAAACATCGACGACGAGCCGGACCCGCAGGACCTCGAGCTCACCTGGCTGCCCGACAGCGACGACCTCGTTTCGTCACCCGTCATGTTCGACACCGAGTACACCGCCGGATACTCCTTTTGCCAGGAGCCAGGCCTGGTGCTGCTGCCGGACGGACGTCTGTTCGCCAGCATGCGCACGCCCAACGGGCAGATCTGGTACACGGTCTCCGCCGACGACGGCCACTCGTGGCGCCCGAGCGAGATGCTCCGGTTTCAGGACGGCGGCGCCCCGATGGAGAACCCGGTCTCGCCCACGCCGCTCTACCGGCTGCACGACGGTCGCTACATCCAGCTGCTCCAGAACCACGACGGGTGGGGATACAACGGCTTCGGCCCGCTCAACAGCGACAGCCGGCGGCCGCAGTTCCTCGCGGTCGGCGAGTTCCGCCCCAACGCCCATCAACCGCTCTGGTTCAGCGAGCCGCTGCTGCTGTTCGACACCGACGGCGTGGGCATCGCGCCGCACTACCGACCGTGGCTGTCGATGTATTCCAGCCTCACGGAGCGCGAGGGCGAGCGCATCCTCTGGTACTCCGACCGCAAGCTGTTCGGGCTTGGGCGCTACATCACCGACGAAATGCTCGCGCCGCTGACCGTGCCCGAGGCGTAG
- a CDS encoding ribbon-helix-helix domain-containing protein, whose translation MTQITARVPNELAESLDAAAAMLKRSRAAVVRQALEQYLENFDDLSVALDRLRDPADPVLDWDEVRRELLGSD comes from the coding sequence ATGACTCAGATCACCGCCCGCGTGCCAAACGAGCTGGCGGAATCTCTAGACGCGGCCGCGGCCATGCTCAAGCGCAGTCGCGCCGCCGTGGTCCGCCAGGCGTTGGAGCAATACTTGGAGAACTTCGACGACCTGTCTGTCGCGCTGGACCGGCTGCGGGATCCCGCGGATCCCGTGCTGGACTGGGACGAGGTCAGGCGTGAGCTACTCGGTTCGGATTAA
- a CDS encoding LamG domain-containing protein, whose amino-acid sequence MKIVGYCDPLHVAPGDTVRFMVSSAHATYRADLVRVVHCDNNPRGPGFKAPMVESALSGDYAGREQEIRTGSSVQIPYADALGQLDSFTVTAWMMPTMPDKGRPQAVVSHGLEAPGNAGYGLLVGTGGHLVGQVGDGTGGMTVVGPATPLIEHQWTLAAMTYDAGSQRLAVYQLPKHPWPVERGRGVAVTSAPGSRPSVGAPLVMAAAVESREGGKVLTHSHYNGKIDAPRIYDRALSGDEIESLAGGGDSLAVEGLVAAWDFSRDISTDHVTDLGPHGLHGRAVQMPTRGVTGHNYTGRETNYRLAPDEYGAIHFHDDDLEDAGWEVDFELTVPDDLRSGVYAAWVRSGVDEDCITFFVRPADDAETAPIGVLMSTVSYVTYANFRDVDGGFWSPERVPNADPSLNPAAHEFLRANPMPGLYDFHSDGTGAALCSWRRPILNMRPTYRYRVWSAPSRFPADPYVIDWLEARGLDYDVITDHDLHAQGADLLKRHRVIISASHPEYWTSPMIEGLETYLNDGGRLMYLGGNGFFGVAAVDPNRPHVVEVRRWGTSWPFEHPPAERVLATTGELGGVWRNRGRPPQALVGIGCGSAGFDKGAPYIRQPDSHDPRAAFIFEGIGDDEHIGDIPSLVVNHGAAGYEMDRLDFSLGTPPHTLLLASSLGHSDKYVGLADEALWYTRGIDGVSVGDPTTPGEYHPFIRADMTYFETPNGGGVFSTGSIAWRSCLSYNDYDNTVSRVTENVVRRFASPEPLADPSANPGVITMAGESRREE is encoded by the coding sequence ATGAAGATCGTCGGCTATTGCGATCCCCTGCACGTCGCGCCCGGCGACACGGTGCGCTTCATGGTCAGCAGCGCGCATGCGACCTACCGGGCCGATCTGGTTCGGGTGGTGCATTGCGACAACAACCCTCGCGGCCCCGGATTCAAGGCACCGATGGTCGAATCCGCCCTCAGCGGCGACTACGCCGGACGCGAGCAGGAAATCCGGACCGGCTCGAGCGTGCAGATCCCATACGCCGACGCGCTGGGCCAGCTCGACAGCTTCACGGTCACGGCCTGGATGATGCCGACGATGCCCGACAAAGGGAGACCACAGGCCGTCGTTTCGCATGGCCTCGAGGCTCCCGGCAATGCCGGCTACGGCCTTTTGGTTGGAACCGGCGGCCATCTCGTCGGGCAAGTCGGCGACGGCACGGGGGGCATGACGGTCGTCGGTCCCGCCACGCCGCTGATCGAGCATCAGTGGACGCTCGCGGCCATGACCTATGACGCGGGCTCGCAGCGGCTCGCGGTCTATCAGCTCCCCAAGCACCCCTGGCCGGTCGAGCGCGGACGCGGCGTGGCGGTGACATCAGCGCCAGGTTCCCGACCTTCGGTGGGCGCGCCGTTGGTGATGGCGGCGGCGGTCGAGTCGCGCGAAGGCGGCAAGGTGCTCACACACTCCCACTACAACGGCAAGATCGACGCGCCGCGCATCTACGACCGCGCGCTGTCAGGCGACGAGATCGAGTCCCTGGCGGGCGGCGGAGACTCGCTGGCGGTCGAGGGGTTGGTGGCCGCCTGGGACTTCAGCCGGGACATCAGCACCGACCACGTGACCGACCTCGGTCCGCACGGCCTCCACGGACGCGCGGTGCAGATGCCCACCCGCGGCGTCACCGGCCACAACTACACCGGACGCGAGACGAATTACCGGCTGGCGCCGGACGAATACGGCGCCATCCACTTCCACGACGACGATCTCGAGGACGCCGGCTGGGAGGTCGACTTCGAGCTGACGGTCCCGGACGACCTGCGCAGCGGCGTCTACGCCGCCTGGGTGCGATCGGGCGTCGACGAGGACTGCATAACCTTCTTCGTGCGGCCCGCCGACGATGCCGAGACGGCCCCGATCGGCGTGTTGATGTCGACGGTTTCCTACGTCACCTATGCCAACTTCCGGGACGTCGACGGCGGCTTCTGGAGCCCGGAGCGCGTCCCGAACGCCGATCCCAGCCTGAACCCGGCGGCGCACGAATTCCTGCGGGCGAACCCGATGCCGGGGCTCTACGACTTCCACTCCGACGGGACGGGGGCGGCGCTGTGCTCCTGGCGCCGGCCGATCCTGAACATGCGGCCCACCTACCGCTACCGCGTCTGGTCGGCGCCGTCGCGCTTCCCGGCGGACCCCTACGTCATCGATTGGCTGGAGGCCCGCGGCCTGGACTACGACGTGATCACCGACCACGACCTCCACGCCCAGGGCGCGGATCTGCTCAAGCGGCACCGCGTCATCATCTCGGCCTCGCATCCGGAGTACTGGACCTCGCCCATGATCGAGGGGCTGGAGACCTATCTGAACGACGGCGGGCGCTTGATGTACCTGGGCGGCAACGGCTTCTTCGGCGTCGCCGCCGTCGACCCGAACCGGCCGCACGTGGTGGAGGTGCGGCGCTGGGGCACGAGCTGGCCCTTCGAGCATCCCCCGGCCGAGCGAGTGCTCGCCACGACCGGCGAGCTGGGCGGCGTCTGGCGCAACCGCGGCCGTCCGCCGCAGGCGCTGGTGGGTATCGGCTGCGGCTCGGCGGGCTTCGACAAGGGGGCGCCCTACATCCGGCAGCCCGACAGCCACGATCCGCGCGCAGCCTTCATCTTCGAGGGCATCGGCGACGACGAGCACATCGGCGACATCCCGTCGCTGGTAGTCAATCACGGCGCCGCGGGCTACGAGATGGACCGGCTGGACTTCAGCCTGGGCACGCCGCCGCACACCCTGCTGCTGGCGTCTTCGCTGGGGCATTCCGACAAGTACGTCGGGCTGGCCGACGAGGCGCTCTGGTACACGCGCGGCATCGACGGCGTGTCGGTAGGGGATCCGACAACGCCGGGGGAGTACCACCCGTTCATTCGCGCCGACATGACCTATTTCGAGACGCCCAACGGCGGCGGCGTGTTCTCGACGGGCTCCATCGCCTGGCGCTCGTGCCTGTCCTACAACGACTACGACAACACGGTTTCACGCGTGACCGAGAACGTCGTGCGGCGGTTCGCGTCGCCCGAGCCCCTGGCCGATCCGTCGGCCAATCCGGGCGTCATCACGATGGCCGGCGAATCTCGCCGGGAGGAGTAG
- a CDS encoding phytanoyl-CoA dioxygenase family protein — translation METLTQDQVDAFNEHGYLRLENVFDAETVARQSEELERLMQEWATQGPGWKGPWRQAYMTAEEDQRARLDILGDLPGYSAEYFRAVTDDKLVGAVADLLGTAVEYHHTMLHAKGPEMGTPFPMHQDYPFYAHEGPGYIDALLHIDDATEANGCLKFLPGSHKLGPLQHIGRVDSKDTRPHLPVDEYRLADATPVPANAGDVVFMSYLTIHGSDPNRTDGWRRLVRTGYRDPQNVQTGGHNSGVNGLILRGQKRNLAFA, via the coding sequence ATGGAAACGCTGACGCAGGATCAGGTCGACGCCTTCAACGAGCACGGCTATCTGCGGCTGGAGAATGTCTTCGACGCCGAAACCGTCGCCCGCCAGTCGGAGGAGTTGGAGCGGCTCATGCAAGAGTGGGCCACCCAGGGTCCGGGGTGGAAGGGGCCATGGCGTCAAGCCTACATGACGGCCGAGGAAGACCAACGTGCGAGATTAGACATTCTTGGCGATCTTCCCGGCTATTCCGCGGAGTACTTCCGCGCCGTCACCGACGACAAGCTGGTCGGCGCAGTGGCGGACCTGCTGGGCACCGCCGTCGAGTATCACCACACGATGCTGCACGCCAAGGGGCCCGAGATGGGCACGCCGTTTCCGATGCACCAGGACTACCCCTTCTACGCGCATGAGGGTCCGGGGTACATCGACGCGCTGCTCCATATCGACGACGCCACGGAGGCAAATGGCTGCCTGAAGTTCCTACCCGGCAGCCACAAGCTTGGCCCGCTGCAGCACATCGGGCGCGTGGACTCCAAGGACACCCGTCCCCACCTGCCGGTGGACGAATACCGGCTGGCGGACGCCACGCCCGTGCCCGCCAACGCCGGCGACGTGGTCTTCATGAGCTACCTGACGATTCACGGCTCGGACCCGAACCGCACCGATGGGTGGCGGCGCCTGGTTCGCACGGGCTACCGCGATCCGCAGAACGTGCAGACCGGCGGGCACAACTCCGGCGTCAACGGCCTGATTCTGCGAGGACAGAAGCGCAACCTGGCGTTTGCATAG
- a CDS encoding dihydrodipicolinate synthase family protein: MSRGQDVLARMKGPVVPINLCFNVDGTPDYPSIARYVDWLADEGMPILMLTAGSSEFASLSDDEIWRLTAVVAEANQGRAVFIASSGLWKPSVTREFLVHADRVGADAVKLQFSSWLTLSHGVVVRYFDLVQDAADVPMLLLSGPNFPLDAAIELAARPNMIGIKNDGHPFYDYYELMRGTADEDFGVISGGQMRNFMFGYPLGSPAYLCPIAPIRPRLANEFYDHLAAGRIDEAWEFVFKYEDPWLQWASSQNWLASLKAAIHLQGLYPNNLLGHAYPHPESDVVDKVRDKLIEVFGSATVE; the protein is encoded by the coding sequence ATGAGTCGCGGACAAGACGTGCTCGCGCGGATGAAGGGTCCGGTCGTTCCAATCAACTTGTGCTTCAACGTCGACGGCACCCCGGACTACCCGTCGATCGCGCGCTATGTGGACTGGCTCGCGGACGAGGGCATGCCGATCCTCATGCTCACGGCCGGCAGCAGCGAGTTCGCCAGCCTGAGCGACGACGAGATCTGGCGGCTCACCGCGGTCGTGGCCGAAGCCAACCAGGGCCGCGCCGTCTTCATCGCTTCATCCGGCCTATGGAAACCGTCCGTGACGCGCGAGTTCCTCGTCCACGCCGACCGCGTGGGCGCCGATGCCGTCAAGTTGCAGTTCAGCAGCTGGCTCACGCTGAGTCACGGGGTCGTGGTGCGCTATTTCGACCTGGTGCAGGACGCCGCGGACGTGCCGATGCTGCTGCTGTCGGGGCCCAACTTCCCGCTGGACGCGGCCATCGAGTTGGCCGCGCGCCCCAACATGATCGGCATCAAGAACGACGGGCATCCGTTCTACGACTACTACGAGCTGATGCGCGGCACCGCGGACGAGGACTTTGGCGTCATCAGCGGCGGCCAAATGCGTAACTTCATGTTCGGTTACCCGCTGGGTTCACCGGCCTACCTCTGTCCCATCGCGCCGATCCGGCCGCGCCTGGCCAACGAGTTCTACGACCACCTGGCGGCCGGTCGCATCGACGAGGCCTGGGAGTTCGTCTTCAAATACGAGGACCCGTGGCTCCAGTGGGCCTCGAGCCAGAACTGGCTGGCGTCGCTCAAGGCGGCGATCCACCTGCAGGGCCTCTACCCGAACAACCTGCTCGGGCACGCCTACCCGCACCCGGAATCCGACGTCGTCGACAAGGTGCGGGACAAGCTGATCGAGGTGTTCGGCAGCGCGACGGTTGAGTAG
- a CDS encoding Gfo/Idh/MocA family oxidoreductase, with product MATVAFITESEAKHRMPYAEAIRDVERIEAAHVVDDGDDGLLGVIGSKLVGRHTSVDGLLDTVRPDMAIVSLVASNSPPAIEALLNAGVPVMAEKPACVDPEDFAPLARLADEKGVPLMLALANRMRPDMTDARRIIAEGGIGELYAVRAAQVADQTRIQELTEPDWTFERARAGGGHLVWLGIHFVDVIRYVTGRDIEQVQALTGVVGGAPIDVEDLALVNMRLSGGALVSLFSGYVMEEKGHQGLTIYGSRGWLQTDAAASPKLMLCSGRGDDAKVRRTLYEDRGAPYTSWVALTLRACLGEIEPPLSAADGLAALRAVHAAYASAAHGRPETLA from the coding sequence TTGGCCACCGTTGCGTTCATCACCGAGTCCGAAGCCAAGCATCGAATGCCCTATGCCGAGGCCATCCGCGACGTCGAGCGGATCGAGGCCGCGCACGTGGTCGACGACGGCGACGACGGCCTGCTCGGCGTCATCGGCTCGAAGCTCGTAGGCCGGCATACGTCCGTGGACGGCCTGCTCGACACGGTACGCCCGGACATGGCCATCGTGTCCCTGGTGGCGTCCAACTCGCCGCCCGCGATCGAGGCGCTGCTCAACGCCGGCGTGCCGGTCATGGCGGAGAAGCCGGCTTGCGTGGACCCCGAAGACTTCGCCCCGCTGGCGCGGCTCGCCGACGAGAAAGGCGTGCCGCTGATGCTGGCGCTGGCCAACCGCATGCGCCCCGACATGACCGACGCCCGCCGCATCATCGCCGAGGGGGGAATCGGCGAGCTGTACGCCGTGCGGGCGGCGCAGGTGGCGGATCAGACCCGCATCCAGGAGCTCACCGAGCCCGATTGGACGTTCGAACGCGCCCGGGCCGGCGGCGGACATCTGGTCTGGTTGGGGATTCACTTCGTCGACGTGATTCGTTACGTCACCGGCCGCGACATCGAGCAGGTGCAGGCGCTCACGGGCGTCGTGGGCGGCGCGCCAATCGACGTTGAAGACCTGGCCCTGGTCAACATGCGCTTGTCCGGTGGCGCGCTGGTGTCGCTGTTCTCCGGCTACGTGATGGAGGAGAAGGGCCATCAAGGCTTGACGATCTACGGCTCACGGGGCTGGCTGCAAACCGACGCCGCCGCGTCGCCGAAGTTGATGTTGTGCTCGGGACGCGGCGACGACGCGAAGGTGCGGCGCACGCTCTACGAGGACCGCGGCGCGCCCTACACGAGTTGGGTGGCCTTGACGCTGCGCGCCTGCCTGGGCGAGATCGAGCCGCCGCTGTCGGCCGCCGACGGTCTGGCGGCGCTGCGCGCGGTGCACGCGGCGTATGCTTCGGCCGCGCACGGCCGGCCGGAGACGCTGGCGTAG
- a CDS encoding TIM barrel protein gives MSSRAWRPRFSDGLYRHFRTRHVDGPSNAEIDAAFRHMDGVPDVEGVECFSRTTVTLENAAHVKRRLDERGLVCAMVSHGETVARGFPKALWTSPEAADRRDAIDMALYSIDVARALDARGIYLFTALDGPDYPFQQNFRLARRYTLEALREICDAAGDLLVALEYRIHTPKGWSNIGSMAATLDLANEVGRPNLGAQLEVAHTLLSHENLGQAAWDAARVGRLHHLHLNDTQLPIDIGTIFASHHFWECLELLYWLREADYAGFLGIDCFWWQVDSAQNAAQQVHNIHFMLRVLEALDDTAFREAMSEQDILATQRMLWEALRRAS, from the coding sequence GTGAGCAGCCGCGCGTGGCGGCCGCGCTTTTCAGACGGTCTCTACCGCCACTTTCGGACACGGCACGTCGACGGTCCGTCCAACGCGGAGATCGACGCCGCGTTCCGGCACATGGACGGCGTGCCGGACGTGGAGGGCGTGGAGTGCTTTAGCCGCACGACCGTCACGCTCGAGAACGCCGCGCACGTAAAGCGTCGACTCGACGAGCGCGGGCTGGTGTGCGCCATGGTGTCGCACGGCGAGACGGTGGCGCGCGGGTTTCCCAAGGCGCTCTGGACGTCGCCGGAGGCCGCCGACCGGCGCGACGCCATCGACATGGCCCTCTACTCGATCGACGTGGCGCGGGCCCTCGATGCCCGCGGCATTTACCTGTTCACCGCGCTGGATGGACCCGACTATCCCTTCCAGCAGAATTTTCGTCTTGCGCGGCGCTACACGCTGGAGGCGCTGCGGGAGATCTGCGATGCGGCCGGCGACCTGCTCGTGGCGCTCGAATACCGCATTCACACGCCGAAGGGCTGGTCCAACATCGGCTCGATGGCCGCCACGCTGGACCTAGCCAACGAGGTCGGGCGACCGAACCTCGGCGCGCAGCTCGAGGTGGCCCACACCCTGCTCAGCCACGAGAACCTGGGCCAGGCCGCCTGGGACGCCGCGCGCGTAGGTCGGCTGCACCATCTCCACCTCAACGACACGCAGCTGCCGATCGACATCGGCACGATATTCGCCAGCCACCACTTCTGGGAGTGCCTGGAGCTGCTCTACTGGCTGCGCGAGGCCGACTACGCCGGCTTCCTGGGGATCGATTGCTTCTGGTGGCAGGTCGACTCGGCGCAGAACGCCGCGCAACAGGTCCACAACATCCATTTCATGCTGCGGGTGCTCGAGGCCCTCGACGACACGGCCTTCCGCGAGGCGATGAGCGAGCAGGACATCCTGGCGACCCAGCGCATGCTGTGGGAGGCGCTGCGGCGGGCGAGTTAG
- a CDS encoding sialidase family protein, with protein MAPASTAADRWADAHVSDPDFVVYIPQDGDTPAHREATENGPWDAGNVHFVVTATTTGALLGTWTQADGNSFHGPNARVVVARSEDRGRTWSRPTVLDAPPEGTEQTAVWSVPVVVPHSGRVWIFYHRNTGPVDFDRGMTGLLAWRVSDDDGHTWGPRRDTAIGRGAIDDPDPALLSSWVTSGWQAPIVTRRGSVLCPITRWAGNAFQGQFETVTPEIGFNERHHEAWFLRFDNVMTVDNPADLTVSTWPDADHGIRVPQLRDSRMSTAMEPSIQPLSDGRIVCVLRTMTGYIWYSVSSDDGQSWSEAEMLRFQPDGPPIPHPSAPCPLYKLRDGRYLLFFHNNDGTANGGSGPGSGESRRPIFVSVGREIDNPGGQPLVFGRPHLIVDNAWATSVTRGRPGGLAAYGSLTDFADEVVLWYCDRMQYLLGRRLTDVMLDDTWLPR; from the coding sequence ATGGCTCCCGCATCGACCGCCGCCGATCGTTGGGCCGACGCCCACGTGAGCGACCCGGATTTCGTGGTCTACATCCCACAGGACGGCGACACGCCGGCGCACCGCGAGGCAACTGAAAACGGGCCTTGGGACGCGGGCAACGTGCACTTCGTGGTCACAGCCACCACGACCGGCGCGTTGCTCGGCACCTGGACCCAGGCCGACGGCAACAGCTTTCACGGCCCCAACGCTCGCGTCGTGGTGGCGCGCAGCGAGGACCGGGGCCGCACCTGGAGCCGGCCGACGGTTCTCGACGCCCCGCCCGAGGGCACCGAGCAAACGGCCGTGTGGTCGGTGCCGGTGGTCGTGCCGCACTCAGGGCGCGTGTGGATCTTCTATCACCGCAACACCGGGCCGGTGGACTTCGACCGCGGCATGACCGGCCTGCTGGCATGGCGCGTCTCCGACGATGACGGCCACACGTGGGGACCGCGGCGCGACACCGCTATCGGCCGCGGCGCCATCGACGATCCCGATCCGGCACTGCTCAGCTCCTGGGTCACCTCCGGCTGGCAGGCGCCCATCGTCACCCGGCGCGGCAGCGTGCTGTGTCCGATCACACGCTGGGCGGGCAACGCCTTTCAGGGTCAATTCGAGACGGTGACGCCCGAGATCGGCTTCAACGAGCGGCACCACGAGGCGTGGTTCCTGCGCTTCGACAACGTGATGACGGTGGACAACCCGGCCGACCTGACCGTGTCGACCTGGCCCGACGCCGACCACGGGATCCGAGTGCCGCAGCTGCGCGATTCGCGCATGAGTACGGCGATGGAGCCGAGCATTCAGCCCCTGAGCGACGGACGTATCGTCTGCGTGTTGCGGACCATGACCGGCTACATCTGGTATTCGGTGTCGAGCGACGACGGACAGTCCTGGTCGGAAGCGGAGATGCTGCGCTTCCAGCCGGACGGTCCGCCGATTCCCCACCCGTCGGCGCCTTGCCCGCTCTACAAGCTGCGGGACGGCCGCTACTTGCTGTTCTTCCACAACAACGACGGCACCGCCAACGGCGGCAGCGGTCCGGGCAGCGGCGAGTCTCGCCGCCCGATATTCGTCAGCGTCGGACGCGAGATCGACAATCCCGGCGGCCAACCGCTGGTTTTCGGACGGCCGCATCTGATCGTCGACAACGCCTGGGCAACCTCGGTGACTCGTGGGCGCCCGGGTGGCCTCGCCGCCTACGGCAGCCTGACCGACTTCGCCGATGAGGTTGTCCTCTGGTACTGCGACCGCATGCAGTACCTGCTCGGTCGGCGGCTGACCGACGTGATGCTCGACGACACCTGGCTCCCGCGGTGA
- a CDS encoding VOC family protein gives MPHTAPTVGHVGLVVRDMDRMRDFYIRVAGLRETRAATLEGPHIDELTGLSGVTLEAVFLGTDERPEAVELLKYHNHPDASPARGPSGNGPNHVQFVVDELDPIVDALRAEGLDAWGGPVDWPRLWRRVLYAKDPEGNVVEFNERLPDVRHPGDSQVNPGSR, from the coding sequence ATGCCCCACACCGCCCCCACGGTGGGCCACGTTGGCCTTGTGGTCCGGGACATGGACCGCATGCGCGATTTCTACATACGCGTGGCGGGCCTGCGGGAGACCCGCGCTGCGACCCTCGAGGGGCCGCACATCGACGAACTCACCGGGTTGTCGGGCGTCACGCTTGAAGCCGTCTTCCTGGGCACCGACGAACGCCCCGAGGCCGTGGAGCTGCTCAAGTACCACAACCACCCTGATGCAAGCCCCGCCCGCGGCCCATCGGGAAACGGCCCGAATCACGTGCAGTTCGTGGTTGACGAGCTCGACCCAATCGTCGATGCGCTGCGCGCGGAGGGGCTGGACGCGTGGGGCGGGCCGGTGGACTGGCCTCGCCTCTGGCGCCGCGTGCTCTACGCCAAGGACCCCGAGGGAAACGTGGTGGAGTTCAACGAACGGCTGCCCGACGTGCGGCATCCGGGAGACAGCCAGGTGAATCCGGGCAGCCGCTAG
- a CDS encoding type II toxin-antitoxin system RelE/ParE family toxin, with translation MSYSVRIKRSASRELARIPQPARTRLVHAIDGLGEQPFSGSVLKGGLRGLRRLLVGDYRIVYEVLDAELVVLVIRVARRGGAYRPI, from the coding sequence GTGAGCTACTCGGTTCGGATTAAGCGCAGCGCGTCGCGAGAACTGGCCCGAATTCCCCAGCCGGCGAGGACGCGCTTGGTCCACGCCATCGACGGCCTTGGCGAACAGCCGTTCAGCGGCAGCGTCCTGAAGGGCGGGTTGCGCGGTCTGCGCCGCCTGCTCGTGGGCGACTACCGCATCGTGTATGAGGTGCTCGACGCCGAGTTGGTCGTCCTCGTGATTCGCGTCGCTCGCCGTGGAGGCGCCTACCGACCGATCTGA